A single window of Acidobacteriota bacterium DNA harbors:
- a CDS encoding HU family DNA-binding protein codes for MAAKLMTKSQMAAHLADKFGMSKKAANEVLDEVAAVAVAQTKKAGAFTLPGIGKLVKAHRKARKGRNPATGAEIKIPAKTVVKFRVAKACKDAIVPPKK; via the coding sequence ATGGCAGCAAAATTGATGACTAAGAGCCAGATGGCAGCTCATCTCGCGGACAAGTTCGGTATGTCGAAAAAAGCCGCGAATGAAGTGTTGGACGAAGTTGCCGCAGTCGCGGTCGCACAGACCAAAAAAGCAGGTGCATTCACACTGCCGGGTATTGGCAAACTCGTCAAAGCTCACCGTAAAGCGCGCAAAGGTCGCAACCCAGCGACAGGTGCTGAGATTAAGATTCCAGCTAAGACCGTTGTCAAATTCCGCGTGGCGAAGGCTTGCAAAGATGCCATCGTTCCGCCGAAGAAGTAG
- the lnt gene encoding apolipoprotein N-acyltransferase: protein MKKPSFAANSLLRHSIFAVMTAVLLVLSFPNFGLDFLAWVALAPLLSVLAQGVSLRRAAWLGWLAGVLFTFFAENWIAHSMVYFGGMATVIAYAVAFLFASVLALFPAMFAVTISFFVNRFGRFGWASIAAAPFVWVATEWLRPIVTGVTWNDLGVSQVNHFFIARLSQYGGVYLLSAELVAVSTLLVLSLRLKEQGVSRMVALLVVLCGAALLLPTANSESNISRIASVSVIGVQPNLPPDSDQLPETFERDLQTNINLTKEAVARTPNKAADLVIWAESPLALFYETDSALRERLDTLASETGSYLILNTITRDDWRYYNSIHVLKPNKSSVAFPNQPVVNPMKRYDKIRLVPFGEYIPFRSVLGKTVEAFATSGVGGFTPGTVPVVNTLRLSTEREGLINNSDSAKAGAIERTTNFARVGAFICYEAAYPDLVRSFVKNGATLLVNVSNDAWFGSTAGARQHLAHARLRAIENGRDLIRVTNSGVSALLTADGQVVDPLPSFQTKTQHWQAQLRRGQTFYTTHGNWFAIGSFVMILLIVALCIVKKF from the coding sequence ATGAAAAAGCCTTCTTTTGCGGCGAACAGTTTGCTCCGTCATTCAATATTCGCTGTGATGACCGCCGTTTTATTGGTGCTCTCCTTTCCCAATTTTGGATTGGATTTTCTGGCTTGGGTGGCCTTGGCCCCCTTGCTATCAGTGCTGGCTCAAGGCGTTTCGCTGCGCCGGGCAGCTTGGCTGGGTTGGTTGGCCGGTGTCCTTTTTACGTTTTTTGCCGAAAACTGGATCGCGCATTCCATGGTTTATTTTGGTGGAATGGCGACTGTCATTGCTTATGCCGTAGCCTTTCTATTCGCATCGGTGCTGGCATTGTTTCCAGCAATGTTTGCCGTAACGATTTCGTTTTTCGTAAACCGGTTTGGGCGGTTTGGTTGGGCCAGCATTGCGGCGGCCCCCTTTGTCTGGGTTGCAACCGAATGGCTGCGCCCAATCGTAACGGGCGTAACCTGGAATGATCTCGGTGTCTCTCAGGTCAATCACTTTTTCATCGCGCGCCTGTCACAATACGGCGGTGTTTATTTGCTCAGCGCGGAACTGGTCGCGGTGAGCACATTGCTTGTTTTGTCGCTGCGGCTAAAAGAACAAGGCGTCTCCCGTATGGTCGCATTACTGGTTGTCTTATGCGGTGCCGCGTTACTACTCCCAACCGCAAATTCCGAATCGAATATTTCCCGCATCGCGTCAGTTTCGGTGATTGGTGTGCAACCGAACCTTCCGCCGGATTCTGATCAATTGCCGGAAACTTTTGAGCGTGACCTGCAAACTAACATCAATTTGACCAAAGAAGCCGTTGCGCGCACTCCGAACAAGGCCGCCGATCTGGTCATTTGGGCTGAATCCCCCTTGGCACTGTTTTATGAAACCGATTCCGCTCTGCGTGAGCGATTGGATACCCTGGCAAGTGAAACTGGCAGCTATTTGATATTGAACACAATCACGCGAGACGATTGGCGTTATTACAACAGCATCCATGTTTTGAAGCCAAACAAGAGTTCTGTAGCTTTCCCCAATCAGCCTGTCGTCAACCCAATGAAACGTTATGACAAAATCCGATTGGTTCCGTTTGGTGAATACATACCATTCAGGTCTGTTTTGGGAAAAACTGTTGAAGCCTTTGCCACATCCGGCGTCGGCGGCTTCACACCGGGAACCGTCCCGGTAGTCAACACATTGCGCCTGTCTACTGAACGAGAAGGTTTGATCAACAACAGTGATTCCGCAAAAGCCGGAGCGATTGAGCGCACAACCAATTTTGCTCGCGTTGGAGCTTTTATCTGCTATGAAGCGGCTTATCCTGATCTTGTTCGCAGCTTCGTCAAGAATGGAGCAACTTTATTGGTAAATGTTTCGAACGATGCCTGGTTTGGATCCACAGCCGGGGCGCGCCAGCATCTAGCTCACGCGCGCTTGCGAGCGATTGAAAACGGTCGTGACCTGATTCGCGTCACGAATTCAGGCGTCAGTGCTCTGCTGACCGCTGACGGACAAGTGGTTGATCCCTTGCCCTCTTTTCAGACCAAAACACAGCATTGGCAAGCACAATTGCGTCGAGGTCAAACGTTTTATACAACCCATGGAAATTGGTTTGCGATTGGCTCATTTGTAATGATTCTATTGATTGTTGCTTTGTGCATCGTGAAGAAGTTTTAG
- a CDS encoding SPOR domain-containing protein: MAFFSLALLCSLYFASGILVTYISSSAAQLEMSKDGTGFTVQVPGFQSIPTAERLASELKNQHNVATEISSDSTSSGYVVKIGPLTKLEGADYLRDELHKSGYTVVKIVQNCAPGIADCNPTQLPANSNLPAGKGK, translated from the coding sequence ATGGCCTTCTTTTCACTGGCTCTCTTGTGCTCGCTTTACTTCGCTTCCGGCATTCTGGTGACCTACATTTCATCATCCGCCGCACAACTGGAAATGTCGAAAGACGGAACCGGTTTCACCGTGCAGGTGCCCGGATTTCAAAGCATTCCGACGGCTGAACGATTGGCATCTGAGTTGAAAAACCAACACAACGTTGCCACGGAAATCAGTTCGGATTCAACAAGCTCCGGGTACGTGGTCAAAATTGGCCCCTTGACCAAACTGGAAGGCGCCGATTACTTGCGCGACGAATTGCACAAATCCGGCTACACCGTCGTCAAAATCGTCCAAAACTGTGCTCCAGGCATTGCGGACTGTAATCCGACTCAGTTACCCGCCAATTCCAACCTACCCGCCGGCAAAGGAAAATGA
- a CDS encoding dipeptidase: MVNAQHKSSRSRKSSTLQNKKSVSGNDSEARLRKRADRLHHASIVVDTHNDITSPITDENFDMRERDTTGKIQTDIPRMKAGGLGAEFFSIYVAAKYAKEGGAARRALDMIDGVYEQVRRHPESLQMAYTVADIRRIHRSKKIAALMGIEGGHAIEDSLSALRQFYKLGVRYMTLTHTNTNNWADSAGGIGNPPEKRHGGLSDFGREVIAEMNRLGMMVDISHVGDETFWDVIEVTKSPVIASHSSCRALTNVPRNLTDDMLKAVAKNGGVVMINFYNGFINTEYAKPGDPVPTKTAETATLDMLMEHFDHAIKVAGIDHVGIGSDFDGVDGMLPPGMEDVSKLPTIAYELLKRGYSDADVKKVLGENLLRVMADNERVAKKLQTSGKVPSFMKINSPVPQH; encoded by the coding sequence ATGGTCAACGCTCAACATAAATCTTCCAGATCAAGGAAATCGTCAACTCTTCAGAACAAAAAATCAGTCAGCGGAAATGACAGCGAAGCCCGGCTGCGTAAACGTGCCGACAGACTTCATCATGCCAGCATTGTTGTGGACACGCACAATGACATCACTTCGCCGATTACGGATGAAAATTTCGATATGCGTGAGCGCGACACCACAGGCAAAATTCAAACCGATATTCCGCGAATGAAAGCAGGCGGACTAGGCGCGGAATTTTTCTCGATTTATGTGGCCGCGAAATATGCAAAAGAAGGCGGCGCGGCGCGGCGCGCGTTGGATATGATTGACGGCGTATACGAACAGGTGCGGCGTCATCCCGAAAGTTTGCAGATGGCCTACACCGTGGCGGACATTCGACGCATTCATCGCTCCAAAAAGATCGCCGCATTGATGGGGATCGAAGGCGGCCACGCCATCGAAGACAGTCTGTCGGCGCTTCGCCAGTTTTACAAACTTGGTGTTCGCTATATGACACTGACGCATACGAATACAAATAATTGGGCAGATTCCGCCGGAGGAATTGGCAATCCGCCGGAAAAACGACACGGTGGTTTGAGCGATTTTGGCCGTGAAGTCATCGCCGAAATGAACCGCCTGGGGATGATGGTAGACATCTCTCACGTCGGAGATGAGACGTTCTGGGATGTGATCGAAGTGACAAAATCCCCGGTTATCGCTTCACATTCTTCCTGTCGTGCGTTGACCAACGTGCCGCGAAATCTGACGGATGACATGTTAAAAGCCGTGGCCAAAAACGGCGGTGTGGTGATGATCAATTTCTACAACGGATTCATCAACACAGAATACGCCAAACCCGGCGATCCCGTGCCGACCAAAACCGCGGAAACCGCCACGCTTGATATGTTGATGGAGCATTTCGATCACGCCATTAAAGTCGCCGGGATTGACCACGTCGGGATCGGATCGGATTTTGACGGTGTAGATGGCATGCTGCCGCCAGGAATGGAAGATGTATCGAAACTGCCAACGATCGCGTACGAATTGCTCAAGCGCGGTTATTCTGACGCGGATGTGAAGAAAGTTCTTGGTGAAAATCTGTTGCGAGTAATGGCGGACAACGAACGCGTCGCCAAAAAGCTTCAGACTTCCGGCAAGGTTCCATCTTTCATGAAGATCAATTCACCGGTTCCCCAACACTAA